One window of Globicephala melas chromosome 5, mGloMel1.2, whole genome shotgun sequence genomic DNA carries:
- the LOC115864319 gene encoding growth-regulated alpha protein-like: protein MARAATPAAARLLRAALLLLVLVAAGRRAAGAPVVTELRCQCLQTVQGIHLKNIQSVKMTPPGPHCGQTEVVATLKAGQEVCLNPEAPMVKKIINKMLNKDRSN, encoded by the exons ATGGCCCGCGCCGCGacccccgccgccgcccggctCCTCCGCGCCGCGCTACTGCTCCTGGTCCTGGTGGCCGCCGGCCGGCGCGCAGCAG GGGCGCCTGTGGTCACCGAACTGCGCTGCCAGTGCCTGCAGACCGTGCAGGGGATTCACCTCAAGAACATCCAGAGCGTGAAGATGACGCCCCCGGGACCCCACTGCGGCCAAACGGAAGTCGT AGCCACTCTCAAGGCTGGTCAGGAAGTTTGCCTCAACCCTGAAGCTCCCATggttaaaaaaatcatcaacaagATGCTAAACAA GGACAGATCCAACTGa